In a genomic window of Quercus lobata isolate SW786 chromosome 4, ValleyOak3.0 Primary Assembly, whole genome shotgun sequence:
- the LOC115983481 gene encoding probable pectinesterase/pectinesterase inhibitor 46, protein MSSFKAYGKVDEAEQAKLEAAQKTRKRITIISLSSIILVAIVVAAVVGTRNSSGSNKGSDAQPLSTSVKAVCDVTLHPDSCFASLSPLSNSTNIQPLDVFKLAIQVAMNEVSNAALKLSEPGFLNGFNDNMTIIAMENCQELLSLALDDLNSTLYAGSDSFLQVIDDLITWLSSAGTCQQACIDGFENANQTSIQTTIADHLKNSTELTSNSLAITTWLSNILGSVKLRRLMSYPENQEEPEWLHPNDRKLLQSPDLRYRANIVVGKDASCKYKKITDALKQVPKKSDKRFVIYVKKGVYYENVLVDKNMWNVVMVGDGSTATIVSGNLNFVDGTPTFATATFAVYGKGFVARDMGFRNNAGAIKHQAVALMSKSDLSIFYRCHIDAFQDTLYAHSNRQFYRECNIYGTVDFIFGNSAAVLQKCNIFAKVPIPGQQNTITAQGKLDPNQNTGISIQGCTISPFGNLSSVQTYLGRPWKNYSTTVFLQNSLGSLINPNGWLPWVGTSAPSTIFYSEYQNYGPGSSTKNRVKWKGVKTINLQVASKFTVNKFIQGNKWISASGAPYHPGL, encoded by the exons atgtcttcctTTAAAGCCTACGGCAAAGTCGATGAAGCCGAACAAGCAAAGCTTGAAGCTGCTCAGAAGACCCGGAAGAGAATCACCATCATAAGCTTATCATCCATAATCCTTGTTGCAATTGTAGTTGCTGCTGTAGTTGGAACTCGTAATAGTTCTGGTTCCAACAAAGGTAGTGATGCACAACCTCTTTCCACCTCTGTAAAAGCTGTTTGCGATGTAACATTGCACCCGGATTCATGCTTTGCTAGCCTTTCTCCTTTATCTAACTCCACGAACATTCAACCTTTGGATGTCTTCAAGTTGGCAATACAAGTGGCTATGAATGAAGTGTCAAATGCTGCTCTGAAATTATCTGAGCCCGGATTTCTCAATGGTTTCAATGACAACATGACCATCATAGCTATGGAAAATTGTCAGGAACTTTTGagtcttgctttggatgatctcAATAGCACATTGTATGCTGGTTCTGACTCATTTCTTCAAGTCATCGATGATCTCATAACGTGGCTAAGTTCTGCAGGTACTTGCCAACAGGCCTGCATAGATGGCTTTGAGAATGCCAATCAAACATCAATACAGACTACTATTGCCGATCACCTGAAGAATTCTACTGAATTAACTAGCAACAGCCTTGCTATCACCACATGGCTTTCTAACATTTTGGGTTCGGTGAAGCTAAGGCGACTTATGAGTTACCCTGAGAACCAAGAAGAGCCAGAGTGGTTGCATCCAAATGATAGGAAGCTACTTCAAAGTCCAGATTTGAGGTACCGGGCCAACATAGTTGTGGGGAAAGATGCATCttgtaaatacaaaaaaattactGATGCACTCAAGCAAGTTCCCAAAAAAAGTGACAAGAGGTTTGTGATCTACGTGAAGAAAGGagtttattatgaaaatgtgcTGGTTGACAAGAACATGTGGAACGTTGTGATGGTTGGTGATGGAAGTACTGCAACAATTGTATCTGGTAATCTAAACTTTGTGGACGGGACTCCTACGTTTGCAACTGCAACATTTG CTGTATACGGGAAGGGCTTCGTTGCTCGAGATATGGGATTCCGAAACAATGCAGGTGCAATCAAGCATCAAGCAGTGGCCCTCATGTCAAAGTCAGACCTATCAATCTTTTACCGGTGTCACATTGATGCATTTCAAGACACCCTTTATGCACATTCCAACCGACAGTTCTACCGCGAATGCAACATTTATGGAACAGTTGATTTCATCTTTGGGAATTCTGCAGCTGTGCTTCAAAAGTGCAACATATTTGCTAAGGTTCCAATACCAGGCCAGCAGAACACTATCACAGCTCAAGGTAAGTTGGACCCAAATCAGAATACTGGAATCTCAATACAAGGTTGCACCATATCTCCTTTCGGGAACTTGAGTTCAGTCCAGACATACCTTGGACGTCCATGGAAGAATTATTCAACAACAGTGTTCCTCCAAAACAGTCTAGGGAGCTTAATCAACCCCAATGGATGGTTACCATGGGTAGGCACATCAGCCCCAAGCACCATATTTTACTCTGAATACCAAAATTATGGACCTGGTTCTTCCACAAAGAATAGAGTCAAATGGAAGGGAGTGAAAACCATTAATCTTCAAGTAGCAAGCAAATTTACAGTGAATAAATTCATCCAAGGGAACAAGTGGATATCTGCCTCAGGTGCACCCTACCATCCTGGCCTCTGA